The Ensifer adhaerens genome contains a region encoding:
- a CDS encoding peroxiredoxin, whose product MTIAVGDKLPAATFKEKTADGPVEVTTDQLFAGKRVVLFAVPGAFTPTCSLNHLPGYLENRDAILARGVDDIAVVSVNDLHVMGAWATTSGGMGKIHFLSDWNAAFTKALGMDIDLSAGTLGVRSKRYSMLVEDGVVKSLNLEESPGQATVSGAAAMLEQL is encoded by the coding sequence GTGACCATTGCCGTCGGAGACAAGCTGCCAGCCGCAACCTTCAAGGAAAAGACCGCCGACGGTCCCGTCGAGGTCACCACCGATCAGCTCTTTGCCGGCAAGCGCGTCGTGCTCTTTGCCGTTCCCGGCGCGTTCACGCCCACCTGCTCGCTCAACCACCTGCCCGGCTATCTCGAAAACCGCGACGCGATCCTTGCCCGCGGTGTCGACGACATCGCCGTGGTCTCGGTCAACGACCTGCATGTGATGGGTGCCTGGGCGACCACGTCGGGCGGCATGGGCAAGATTCACTTCCTCTCGGACTGGAACGCCGCCTTCACCAAGGCGCTCGGTATGGACATCGACCTGTCGGCCGGCACGCTCGGTGTGCGCTCCAAGCGCTATTCGATGCTCGTCGAGGACGGCGTGGTGAAGTCGCTCAATCTCGAAGAAAGCCCTGGCCAGGCGACCGTTTCGGGCGCCGCCGCCATGCTCGAGCAGCTCTGA
- the rnhA gene encoding ribonuclease HI — MKHVDIFTDGACSGNPGPGGWGAVLRYGEVEKELSGGEAETTNNRMELLAAISALDALKSACEVDLYTDSKYVMDGISKWIHGWKKNGWKTADKKPVKNGELWQRLDEANRRHKVTWHWVKGHAGHPENERADELARKGMEPYKKGRRSDSLLVK; from the coding sequence ATGAAACATGTCGATATCTTTACCGACGGTGCCTGCTCGGGCAATCCGGGGCCGGGCGGCTGGGGCGCTGTGCTGCGCTATGGCGAGGTGGAAAAGGAGCTGTCCGGCGGCGAGGCCGAGACCACCAACAACCGCATGGAGCTGCTGGCGGCAATCTCGGCGCTCGACGCCCTGAAGAGCGCCTGCGAGGTCGATCTCTACACCGACAGCAAATATGTGATGGACGGCATCTCCAAGTGGATCCACGGCTGGAAGAAGAACGGCTGGAAGACTGCGGACAAGAAGCCGGTGAAAAACGGCGAGCTCTGGCAGCGGCTCGACGAAGCCAATCGCCGCCACAAGGTGACATGGCACTGGGTCAAGGGCCATGCCGGTCATCCGGAAAACGAACGCGCCGACGAGCTCGCCCGCAAGGGCATGGAACCCTACAAGAAGGGGCGTCGTTCGGACTCACTTCTCGTGAAATGA
- a CDS encoding protein-disulfide reductase DsbD domain-containing protein, whose product MIQCFTHQKMAQFIGAASLAGCFFLPFGANAATSEWVTSPGGMIRLVAAQPKEDGTIPATLEVKLNPGWKTYWREPGASGIPPQVTLDPAGDVELEKIGFPVPKTFDDGVVRYIGYDRPVAFPLTLKRVHGSGDVTIRASVFLGICEDICIPIQGELTLAIKQGGFDNPLDGARIDDAVAALPEAPSADFSVTASRYDADKALMHLSVRLPADDKDPELFLAGPSGISFGKPEILPAGDRALNAAVPVRLTGKDRELKGKPIVLTVRAQGRSMETTLAFD is encoded by the coding sequence ATGATCCAGTGCTTCACCCACCAGAAAATGGCCCAGTTCATCGGCGCGGCAAGCCTTGCCGGCTGTTTTTTTCTCCCCTTCGGCGCCAACGCGGCCACCAGCGAGTGGGTCACCTCCCCCGGCGGCATGATCCGTCTGGTCGCCGCCCAGCCCAAAGAGGATGGCACGATCCCGGCGACGCTGGAGGTCAAGCTCAACCCTGGCTGGAAGACCTATTGGCGCGAGCCGGGTGCAAGCGGCATTCCCCCGCAGGTGACGCTCGACCCGGCAGGCGACGTGGAGCTGGAAAAGATCGGCTTCCCGGTGCCCAAGACGTTCGACGACGGCGTCGTGCGCTACATCGGCTATGACAGGCCGGTCGCCTTTCCGCTGACCTTGAAGCGCGTCCACGGCAGCGGCGACGTTACCATTCGCGCCTCCGTGTTCCTCGGCATCTGCGAGGACATCTGCATCCCCATTCAGGGCGAGCTAACGCTCGCCATCAAGCAAGGCGGCTTCGACAATCCGCTCGACGGCGCGCGGATCGACGATGCCGTTGCCGCGTTGCCGGAGGCGCCGTCGGCTGATTTCTCGGTGACGGCGAGCCGCTACGATGCCGACAAGGCGCTGATGCATCTGTCGGTTCGCCTGCCCGCCGACGACAAGGATCCGGAACTCTTTCTCGCCGGACCTTCAGGCATTTCGTTCGGCAAGCCTGAGATCCTGCCTGCAGGCGACAGGGCGTTAAACGCAGCCGTTCCGGTGAGGCTCACGGGCAAGGACAGGGAACTCAAAGGCAAGCCGATCGTTTTGACTGTGCGCGCCCAGGGCCGCAGCATGGAGACGACCCTTGCCTTTGATTAG